A part of Doryrhamphus excisus isolate RoL2022-K1 chromosome 8, RoL_Dexc_1.0, whole genome shotgun sequence genomic DNA contains:
- the sirt2 gene encoding NAD-dependent protein deacetylase sirtuin-2 isoform X1, whose protein sequence is MSESSELPTTKEEEETTSEPEEQSDDSSEEEAAGNSEMDFLRNLFSRTLGLGSTEKVLDDLTLEGVAQYILSGKCKNIICMAGAGISTSAGIPDFRSPGTGLYANLQKYNLPYPEAIFQIDYFKKHPEPFFALARELYPGQFKPTVCHYFMKLLKDKGLLKRCYTQNIDTLERVAGLESGDLIEAHGTFYTSHCVKFTCRKEYNLDWMKEKIFSDDIPKCEKCSSLVKPDIVFFGESLPVRFFTSMKMDFPRCDLLIVMGTSLQVQPFASLVSRVSKSCPRLLINMEKTGRSDPMLGLLGFGGGMDFDSDKAYRDVAHISTCDDGCMALAELLGWKAELEELVKREHARIEKQDKEAKSSESQGASSSSGTPGST, encoded by the exons ATGTCTGAATCTTCAG AACTGCCTACTacaaaggaagaggaggaaactACATCTGAACCAGAG GAGCAATCCGACGATAGTAGTGAGGAGGAAGCAGCTGGAAACTCAGAGA TGGACTTCCTGCGGAACCTGTTTTCTCGCACTCTGGGCCTCGGCTCAACTGAGAAGGTTTTGGATGATTTGACCCTGGAGGGAGTGGCACAATACATTCTAAGTGGCAAAT GTAAAAATATCATCTGCATGGCTGGAGCAGGCATATCTACAT CGGCTGGGATTCCTGATTTTCGCTCACCTGGTACTGGCCTGTATGCAAACCTGCAGAAATATAACCTTCCCTATCCAGAGGCCATCTTCCAGATTGATTATTTCAAG AAACATCCAGAGCCCTTCTTTGCCTTGGCCAGGGAGCTTTATCCAGGACAGTTTAAG CCGACCGTCTGTCACTACTTCATGAAGCTGCTGAAAGACAAGGGTCTCCTGAAACGCTGCTAcacacag AATATTGACACCCTGGAGCGTGTGGCCGGGCTTGAGAGCGGTGATCTAATTGAAGCTCATGGAACCTTTTACACATCCCACTGCGTCAAGTTCACTTGCCGCAAAgagtacaacctggactggatgaaag aaaaaatattttccgaTGACATTCCCAAATGCGAGAAATGCAGCAGTCTGGTCAAACCAG ATATTGTCTTCTTTGGAGAGAGCCTACCTGTACGGTTCTTCACCTCGATGAAGATG GACTTCCCCCGTTGTGATCTTCTCATCGTCATGGGCACGTCTCTGCAGGTCCAGCCTTTTGCAAGTCTGGTCAGCAG GGTTTCAAAAAGCTGCCCCAGGCTGCTCATCAACATGGAAAAGACAGGCCGG TCTGACCCTATGTTAGGTCTGCTGGGTTTTGGAGGAGGAATGGACTTTGACTCAGACAAGGCTTACAG aGATGTTGCTCATATCAGCACATGTGATGACGGCTGTATGGCACTAGCTGAGCTGCTGGGATGGAAG GCTGAGCTGGAAGAATTAGTGAAACGTGAGCATGCCAGAATCGAAAAGCAGGACAAGGAAGCAAAGTCGAGTGAGAGCCAAGGAGCAAGTTCCTCTTCAGGGACACCAGGGTCCACATAA
- the dmac2 gene encoding distal membrane-arm assembly complex protein 2 isoform X1: protein MSAPVVALLRCCQRSSRLIVAKRPWSSSSVSSPPLHIRMLLFLTQRFYDVEMFLSWKARLKRRGLLKKNAYYSYTESRYGADIAAAYYVLNLKGGFRFVGQLEWFRADRKGKFNWDFLNYRDTPLEEVDMSYTIINYTGLSNLEGQRSLQTLTLRGCPEVDDWFLARLHVFQNSLKQLDISHCPRITIGGLVALRNLKGLRRLDVSSLPQISSPGLVVILLEEMLPQCEVVANGYNFS, encoded by the exons ATGTCGGCCCCGGTGGTG GCTCTACTTAGGTGCTGTCAGCGGTCATCTCGGCTCATTGTTGCTAAGCGACCATGGAGCTCCAGCTCTGTGAGTTCTCCTCCTCTGCACATAAGgatgctcctcttcctcacccAGCGTTTCTATGACGTCGAGATGTTCCTCAGCTGGAAGGCTCGGCTAAAGAGGAGAGGACTATTGAAGAAAAACGC TTACTACAGCTACACTGAGAGCCGTTATGGGGCTGACATTGCAGCGGCATATTATGTCTTGAATTTAAAGGGAGGATTTCG TTTTGTTGGACAATTGGAATGGTTCCGTGCAGACCGCAAGGGCAAGTTCAATTGGGACTTCTTGAACTATAGAGACACACCTCTTGAGGAAGTGGACATGAGCTATACAATTATTAACTACACTGGACTGTCCAATTTGG AGGGGCAGCGATCTCTGCAGACTCTGACCTTAAGAGGATGTCCTGAAGTGGATGACTGGTTCTTGGCCCGGCTCCATGTATTCCAAAACTCTCTAAAGCAGCTGGACATCTCTCATTGCCCACGCATCACCATCGGCGGGCTGGTTGCCTTGAGGAACCTCAA GGGCCTGCGCCGTTTGGATGTGTCATCCCTCCCACAGATTTCATCTCCTGGTTTGGTGGTCATCCTGCTTGAAGAAATGCTACCACAGTGTGAGGTCGTCGCTAATGGCTATAACTTCAGCTAG
- the sirt2 gene encoding NAD-dependent protein deacetylase sirtuin-2 isoform X2: protein MDFLRNLFSRTLGLGSTEKVLDDLTLEGVAQYILSGKCKNIICMAGAGISTSAGIPDFRSPGTGLYANLQKYNLPYPEAIFQIDYFKKHPEPFFALARELYPGQFKPTVCHYFMKLLKDKGLLKRCYTQNIDTLERVAGLESGDLIEAHGTFYTSHCVKFTCRKEYNLDWMKEKIFSDDIPKCEKCSSLVKPDIVFFGESLPVRFFTSMKMDFPRCDLLIVMGTSLQVQPFASLVSRVSKSCPRLLINMEKTGRSDPMLGLLGFGGGMDFDSDKAYRDVAHISTCDDGCMALAELLGWKAELEELVKREHARIEKQDKEAKSSESQGASSSSGTPGST, encoded by the exons A TGGACTTCCTGCGGAACCTGTTTTCTCGCACTCTGGGCCTCGGCTCAACTGAGAAGGTTTTGGATGATTTGACCCTGGAGGGAGTGGCACAATACATTCTAAGTGGCAAAT GTAAAAATATCATCTGCATGGCTGGAGCAGGCATATCTACAT CGGCTGGGATTCCTGATTTTCGCTCACCTGGTACTGGCCTGTATGCAAACCTGCAGAAATATAACCTTCCCTATCCAGAGGCCATCTTCCAGATTGATTATTTCAAG AAACATCCAGAGCCCTTCTTTGCCTTGGCCAGGGAGCTTTATCCAGGACAGTTTAAG CCGACCGTCTGTCACTACTTCATGAAGCTGCTGAAAGACAAGGGTCTCCTGAAACGCTGCTAcacacag AATATTGACACCCTGGAGCGTGTGGCCGGGCTTGAGAGCGGTGATCTAATTGAAGCTCATGGAACCTTTTACACATCCCACTGCGTCAAGTTCACTTGCCGCAAAgagtacaacctggactggatgaaag aaaaaatattttccgaTGACATTCCCAAATGCGAGAAATGCAGCAGTCTGGTCAAACCAG ATATTGTCTTCTTTGGAGAGAGCCTACCTGTACGGTTCTTCACCTCGATGAAGATG GACTTCCCCCGTTGTGATCTTCTCATCGTCATGGGCACGTCTCTGCAGGTCCAGCCTTTTGCAAGTCTGGTCAGCAG GGTTTCAAAAAGCTGCCCCAGGCTGCTCATCAACATGGAAAAGACAGGCCGG TCTGACCCTATGTTAGGTCTGCTGGGTTTTGGAGGAGGAATGGACTTTGACTCAGACAAGGCTTACAG aGATGTTGCTCATATCAGCACATGTGATGACGGCTGTATGGCACTAGCTGAGCTGCTGGGATGGAAG GCTGAGCTGGAAGAATTAGTGAAACGTGAGCATGCCAGAATCGAAAAGCAGGACAAGGAAGCAAAGTCGAGTGAGAGCCAAGGAGCAAGTTCCTCTTCAGGGACACCAGGGTCCACATAA
- the rinl gene encoding ras and Rab interactor 3 isoform X2 yields MADHSPVNGTTADPWRSRKRKTFLLDHLRSCQNAWCPMAPWDREQAHSALCGTSAGSFVVVRDGLTSLPSLLCVSAEGDDEAVLDYDITWTGTVFHLSGSFLSFSDLAQLVFFYSLSRDVLALCLKIPRWIYNVTGTTKDGLSQLQPKTWLSSPPDQMSDDGNQLEPNIIMCSIQLTSTNGALCVINPLYLLEHGDDWLTHQATSVQSATQPSHYKRERRLSSTRIWAGAGLRSKRAISVDHEAVFGMVRAKSEETPPSSSMSAIQGGVILRRSTQSSNSSLSNRGSTGSLPPSSNRGSPGPQSPHRVSWIEDGFWLPSASRPSSLLHPPSPELDSLSVSSIEEEQEHRPPSPTSHHPSAHRLADKVMNRLSAVGQALGSLVCQKRRLTNRVVELSDRKRGPFATAVKEFVEVTLQRGTDGGDFTGSEFLQEVRSLLTSLRETLLDYPDIQTLLDSMTDLSDSEIDPLLEISVHKVALKPVSAHLYSCIHIWRTNDGSLQRLEHNRRVLEDNGVEALGGAAGVGVPDSVTLERIQQRWTSMHEAYSPNKKVHILLKVCKTIYHSMSANASSDVVLGADDFLPCLTWVLLRSELLNLQIDTDYMMELLDPTQLQGEAGYYLTTLYAALYYISSFQPRLAARQLSVEAQHSLSQWHRRRTLHSNQSRHSQRRWTTRRHACPEKPVQVGDGDTGEVGGGMMEDPQTQTEMDANEMVDSEQQDGREGEKDTT; encoded by the exons AT GGCGGATCACAGTCCAGTTAACGGGACAACTGCTGATCCATGGAGGAGCAGAAAGAGGAAAACGTTCCTCCTCGACCATCTTCGAAGCTGTCAGAATGCCTGGTGTCCCATGGCGCCCTGGGATAGAGAGCAGGCCCATTCTGCCCTCTGTGGAACATCTGCTGGG AGTTTTGTGGTTGTGCGGGATGGTTTGACATCTCTGCCCAGtttgctgtgtgtgtctgcagaaGGAGACGATGAAGCGGTACTTGATTATGATATCACATGGACAGGCACAG TATTCCACCTCTCTgggtcttttctttctttctcggATTTGGCTCAACTGGTGTTCTTCTACTCTTTGAGCAG GGACGTGTTGGCCCTCTGTCTAAAGATACCTCGTTGGATCTACAATGTAACTGGGACCACCAAGGACGGTCTTTCCCAGCTTCAACCCA AAACCTGGCTCAGCTCACCACCTGACCAGATGTCTGATGATGGGAACCAGTTGGAGCCAAACATCATAATGTGCTCCATACAG TTAACCTCCACCAACGGTGCTTTGTGTGTCATCAACCCGCTCTACCTTCTCGAGCATGGAGATGATTGGCTTACACATCAGGCAACCAGTGTGCAGAGCGCCACACAGCCGTCGCACTACAAGCGAGAGAGGCGCCTCAGTTCCACACGAATATGGGCCGGGGCGGGTCTGAGGAGCAAAAGAGCAATCTCCGTGGACCACGAAGCTGTCTTTG GCATGGTCAGAGCCAAATCAGAAGAAACGCCACCATCCTCCTCGATGTCAGCCATCCAAGGAGGTGTAATCCTGAGGAGATCCACCCAAAGTTCCAACTCCAGTCTTTCTAACAGAGGTAGCACAGGAAGCTTGCCTCCGTCTTCCAACCGCGGCAGCCCTGGACCTCAGTCCCCTCACAGGGTCTCGTGGATCGAGGACGGATTCTGGCTGCCGTCAGCCAGCAGGCCTTCGTCTTTACTTCATCCACCATCCCCTGAGCTGGACTCGCTGTCTGTGAGCAGCATAGAAGAAGAGCAGGAACATCGGCCGCCGAGTCCGACATCCCACCACCCGTCAGCCCACCGGCTGGCGGACAAAGTCATGAATCGGCTCTCAGCGGTCGGCCAGGCTCTCGGCAGTCTGGTGTGTCAGAAGAGGAGGCTGACCAATCGCGTTGTGGAGCTGAGCGACAGGAAACGCGGACCATTTGCAACAGCCGTCAAGGAATTTGTGGAGGTGACGCTGCAGCGAGGAACGGATGGCGGTGACTTCACGGGGTCAGAGTTCTTACAGGAAGTCAGGTCATTGTTGACATCACTGAGGGAGACTCTTCTGGATTACCCTGATATCCAGACACTTTTGGACAGCATGACAGACCTGAGTGACTCGGAGATAG ATCCCCTGCTTGAGATCTCGGTGCACAAGGTGGCTTTAAAGCCCGTTTCGGCTCACCTTTACTCCTGCATTCACATCTGGCGTACAAATGACGGAAGTTTGCAGCGTCTGGAGCACAATCGGCGTGTTCTGGAAGACAACGGCGTGGAGGCGCTTGGAGGGGCGGCAGGTGTTGGCGTTCCAGATTCAGTCACCCTTGAGCGGATCCAGCAAAGGTGGACGAGCATGCACGAGGCCTACTCCCCCAACAAGAAGGTCCATATCTTGCTGAAAGTCTGCAAGACGATCTACCACAGCATGAGTGCCAACGCCAGTTCAG ATGTGGTATTAGGAGCGGATGATTTCCTGCCGTGCCTGACCTGGGTGCTGTTGCGGAGTGAGCTGCTCAACTTGCAGATTGACACGGACTACATGATGGAGCTGCTGGACCCCACACAGCTTCAGGGAGAAG CTGGCTACTACCTTACAACCTTGTACGCCGCTCTCTACTACATCAGCAGCTTCCAGCCTCGCTTGGCCGCCCGTCAACTTAGCGTCGAAGCCCAACACTCTCTCAGCCAATGGCACCGCAGGCGCACCCTGCACAGCAACCAATCCCGTCACAGTCAGCGCAGATGGACCACTCGCAGACACGCTTGTCCTGAGAAGCCCGTGCAGGTAGGTGATGGAGACACTGGGGAAGTAGGAGGAGGCATGATGGAGGATCCACAGACGCAGACAGAAATGGACGCGAATGAGATGGTGGACTCTGAACAGCAGGATGGCCGGGAAGGTGAAAAAGACACCACATGA
- the dmac2 gene encoding distal membrane-arm assembly complex protein 2 isoform X2, whose protein sequence is MLLFLTQRFYDVEMFLSWKARLKRRGLLKKNAYYSYTESRYGADIAAAYYVLNLKGGFRFVGQLEWFRADRKGKFNWDFLNYRDTPLEEVDMSYTIINYTGLSNLEGQRSLQTLTLRGCPEVDDWFLARLHVFQNSLKQLDISHCPRITIGGLVALRNLKGLRRLDVSSLPQISSPGLVVILLEEMLPQCEVVANGYNFS, encoded by the exons atgctcctcttcctcacccAGCGTTTCTATGACGTCGAGATGTTCCTCAGCTGGAAGGCTCGGCTAAAGAGGAGAGGACTATTGAAGAAAAACGC TTACTACAGCTACACTGAGAGCCGTTATGGGGCTGACATTGCAGCGGCATATTATGTCTTGAATTTAAAGGGAGGATTTCG TTTTGTTGGACAATTGGAATGGTTCCGTGCAGACCGCAAGGGCAAGTTCAATTGGGACTTCTTGAACTATAGAGACACACCTCTTGAGGAAGTGGACATGAGCTATACAATTATTAACTACACTGGACTGTCCAATTTGG AGGGGCAGCGATCTCTGCAGACTCTGACCTTAAGAGGATGTCCTGAAGTGGATGACTGGTTCTTGGCCCGGCTCCATGTATTCCAAAACTCTCTAAAGCAGCTGGACATCTCTCATTGCCCACGCATCACCATCGGCGGGCTGGTTGCCTTGAGGAACCTCAA GGGCCTGCGCCGTTTGGATGTGTCATCCCTCCCACAGATTTCATCTCCTGGTTTGGTGGTCATCCTGCTTGAAGAAATGCTACCACAGTGTGAGGTCGTCGCTAATGGCTATAACTTCAGCTAG
- the rinl gene encoding ras and Rab interactor 3 isoform X1, whose amino-acid sequence MADHSPVNGTTADPWRSRKRKTFLLDHLRSCQNAWCPMAPWDREQAHSALCGTSAGSFVVVRDGLTSLPSLLCVSAEGDDEAVLDYDITWTGTVFHLSGSFLSFSDLAQLVFFYSLSRDVLALCLKIPRWIYNVTGTTKDGLSQLQPKTWLSSPPDQMSDDGNQLEPNIIMCSIQLTSTNGALCVINPLYLLEHGDDWLTHQATSVQSATQPSHYKRERRLSSTRIWAGAGLRSKRAISVDHEAVFGSTECSGMVRAKSEETPPSSSMSAIQGGVILRRSTQSSNSSLSNRGSTGSLPPSSNRGSPGPQSPHRVSWIEDGFWLPSASRPSSLLHPPSPELDSLSVSSIEEEQEHRPPSPTSHHPSAHRLADKVMNRLSAVGQALGSLVCQKRRLTNRVVELSDRKRGPFATAVKEFVEVTLQRGTDGGDFTGSEFLQEVRSLLTSLRETLLDYPDIQTLLDSMTDLSDSEIDPLLEISVHKVALKPVSAHLYSCIHIWRTNDGSLQRLEHNRRVLEDNGVEALGGAAGVGVPDSVTLERIQQRWTSMHEAYSPNKKVHILLKVCKTIYHSMSANASSDVVLGADDFLPCLTWVLLRSELLNLQIDTDYMMELLDPTQLQGEAGYYLTTLYAALYYISSFQPRLAARQLSVEAQHSLSQWHRRRTLHSNQSRHSQRRWTTRRHACPEKPVQVGDGDTGEVGGGMMEDPQTQTEMDANEMVDSEQQDGREGEKDTT is encoded by the exons AT GGCGGATCACAGTCCAGTTAACGGGACAACTGCTGATCCATGGAGGAGCAGAAAGAGGAAAACGTTCCTCCTCGACCATCTTCGAAGCTGTCAGAATGCCTGGTGTCCCATGGCGCCCTGGGATAGAGAGCAGGCCCATTCTGCCCTCTGTGGAACATCTGCTGGG AGTTTTGTGGTTGTGCGGGATGGTTTGACATCTCTGCCCAGtttgctgtgtgtgtctgcagaaGGAGACGATGAAGCGGTACTTGATTATGATATCACATGGACAGGCACAG TATTCCACCTCTCTgggtcttttctttctttctcggATTTGGCTCAACTGGTGTTCTTCTACTCTTTGAGCAG GGACGTGTTGGCCCTCTGTCTAAAGATACCTCGTTGGATCTACAATGTAACTGGGACCACCAAGGACGGTCTTTCCCAGCTTCAACCCA AAACCTGGCTCAGCTCACCACCTGACCAGATGTCTGATGATGGGAACCAGTTGGAGCCAAACATCATAATGTGCTCCATACAG TTAACCTCCACCAACGGTGCTTTGTGTGTCATCAACCCGCTCTACCTTCTCGAGCATGGAGATGATTGGCTTACACATCAGGCAACCAGTGTGCAGAGCGCCACACAGCCGTCGCACTACAAGCGAGAGAGGCGCCTCAGTTCCACACGAATATGGGCCGGGGCGGGTCTGAGGAGCAAAAGAGCAATCTCCGTGGACCACGAAGCTGTCTTTGGTAGCACTGAATGTTCAG GCATGGTCAGAGCCAAATCAGAAGAAACGCCACCATCCTCCTCGATGTCAGCCATCCAAGGAGGTGTAATCCTGAGGAGATCCACCCAAAGTTCCAACTCCAGTCTTTCTAACAGAGGTAGCACAGGAAGCTTGCCTCCGTCTTCCAACCGCGGCAGCCCTGGACCTCAGTCCCCTCACAGGGTCTCGTGGATCGAGGACGGATTCTGGCTGCCGTCAGCCAGCAGGCCTTCGTCTTTACTTCATCCACCATCCCCTGAGCTGGACTCGCTGTCTGTGAGCAGCATAGAAGAAGAGCAGGAACATCGGCCGCCGAGTCCGACATCCCACCACCCGTCAGCCCACCGGCTGGCGGACAAAGTCATGAATCGGCTCTCAGCGGTCGGCCAGGCTCTCGGCAGTCTGGTGTGTCAGAAGAGGAGGCTGACCAATCGCGTTGTGGAGCTGAGCGACAGGAAACGCGGACCATTTGCAACAGCCGTCAAGGAATTTGTGGAGGTGACGCTGCAGCGAGGAACGGATGGCGGTGACTTCACGGGGTCAGAGTTCTTACAGGAAGTCAGGTCATTGTTGACATCACTGAGGGAGACTCTTCTGGATTACCCTGATATCCAGACACTTTTGGACAGCATGACAGACCTGAGTGACTCGGAGATAG ATCCCCTGCTTGAGATCTCGGTGCACAAGGTGGCTTTAAAGCCCGTTTCGGCTCACCTTTACTCCTGCATTCACATCTGGCGTACAAATGACGGAAGTTTGCAGCGTCTGGAGCACAATCGGCGTGTTCTGGAAGACAACGGCGTGGAGGCGCTTGGAGGGGCGGCAGGTGTTGGCGTTCCAGATTCAGTCACCCTTGAGCGGATCCAGCAAAGGTGGACGAGCATGCACGAGGCCTACTCCCCCAACAAGAAGGTCCATATCTTGCTGAAAGTCTGCAAGACGATCTACCACAGCATGAGTGCCAACGCCAGTTCAG ATGTGGTATTAGGAGCGGATGATTTCCTGCCGTGCCTGACCTGGGTGCTGTTGCGGAGTGAGCTGCTCAACTTGCAGATTGACACGGACTACATGATGGAGCTGCTGGACCCCACACAGCTTCAGGGAGAAG CTGGCTACTACCTTACAACCTTGTACGCCGCTCTCTACTACATCAGCAGCTTCCAGCCTCGCTTGGCCGCCCGTCAACTTAGCGTCGAAGCCCAACACTCTCTCAGCCAATGGCACCGCAGGCGCACCCTGCACAGCAACCAATCCCGTCACAGTCAGCGCAGATGGACCACTCGCAGACACGCTTGTCCTGAGAAGCCCGTGCAGGTAGGTGATGGAGACACTGGGGAAGTAGGAGGAGGCATGATGGAGGATCCACAGACGCAGACAGAAATGGACGCGAATGAGATGGTGGACTCTGAACAGCAGGATGGCCGGGAAGGTGAAAAAGACACCACATGA